In bacterium, the genomic stretch CGCCTCGTGCGCGGCGCCGTGGTCGAACGCCGACAAATTGTTCGCCGTCACGATCTGAAGGCAGCGCGCCGCGTGCCGGCGGCACGGGTCGGCAAGACCCAGCACGGCGTACACGCGCGAGATCTGCCATTCGCCGCGTGCGGCGTGCACCGCTTCGCCCACCTGAAGCCAGTGCCAGCGCGAGGCAAACGTCGCCGCGAGCATCTCGTCGTCTTGTTCCGGAGTGCGTTCGGGCTTGTCCATCAGCTCCCACGTGCGATTGAAAAGGCGCTTGGCCAGTTTCAGGTGGATCTCGCGTTCGATCGGATCGTTCGACATCGGGGCTCCTTCCGCGAAGGGACAATCACTTGCCCCCTGGTTTTCGCACGGGAGTGTTATCGGGTAAGCTGAGAAAAATTTCGATACCGGCCGCTGCCGCCGACCGCGGACGCCCCGGCCGGACGAGCGCCGTGAAAAATATCGCGTCCCTCATCCCGACTTTCTCGATCGACCGGCGCCTTCTTGCTTCCATCGCGTTTCTCGCTGTTCTCGCGATCGCGTTCTGCGCGCCAATGTTCGCGACGCCGGGCGGTTTCGTCTCCGGCGACACCTACCGCATGCATGACTGGCTCATCGCGGCGTCGCATGACGCGATGGCGCGCGAGACCCTGCTTGTTCATCGTCAGATTCCGATTCGCAGCCATCTGGTCGGCGGCGGTTTTCCCGTTGGCGCCCATCCCTCCGATGGCGCGTACAGCCCGTTCATCATCCCGTCGCTCCTGTTCGGCGAACGCATCGGGCTGCGCGTCAATCTCATCCTCACGCTTTTCCTGGGCAGTGTCGGCGTGCTCCTGCTTTGCCGCGAGCGAATCGTCCTGAGCCTTGCCTCGTCGCTATTTGCCGCGAGTGCGTTCGCCGTTTCCGGGTGGCACGCGTCGCGCGTGCTCGTCGGCTTTTACGAGTCGACATTTTTCATGCTGTTTCCGTTGATGCTCTATTTGATCATCACCGCCCATCGCTCGTCGGTGCGTTTTTTCGCCGCCGTTATCGTAACGCTCACGTGTTTCATGCAGGCGCTCGCCGGAGCCGCGGTTTTCCTGCTCTTTCTGGCGGCGCACCTGGCCGCGCACACCGCCGGCGGCCACGGGGGCTTGCGCCGCCTTCCCGCGATGCGCCTGGCCGTTCTCGTTCTTTTATCGACCCTGTTTCTGGGCGCGGTCAAATTCGCGCCGATGAGCACGTTGCTCACGAGTGCGTCCGGCACGCGCGGTTTGCCCGCATCGCTGGCCGAAGGCGTCCCGTACGGACCGATGGAACGCTTCGTGTTCCGGCGCACCTCGCGTTTTTACGACACACTTTCCGTCTGGCTCGTCACGCAGCCGGACGCCTACTACGGCAGCTTCGGCGATCTTGCGCGGCGGCTGACAAGCCACGTACCACGCGAGACCGAATACACCGAGATCGAAAACGACGGCCGTCTGGTGCCGCGCGACGACGAATATCCGCATCTGGGACTCGGAGGAATCGTCGTCGCGCTCGCGGCGCTGGGCACCTTCGGGCGGCGGCGCGAGGCGCTCGCGAACTTCGGCATCCTCGCGTTTTTCGCGCTGATCTGCATGGGGCCGAATGCCCCGGTCGACATCTGGCGACTGGTCTTCACCATTCCCGTCATCAACACGATCACGCGGCCGGTGCAATACTTCAACGTCGTGATCGTGATGCAGATGTGCCTGCTTGCCGGATTTGGATATGCGTTCGCCGAGGAGCGGCTCTTTCGCGGGACGAAACCGCGTGCCTTGTTCGCGGGCGCTTGTGCCTTACTCCTCGTGCCCGGAGCGCTGGCCGCCTCGTTGCGCTATTATCAGGCGTTCTCCGTGCCCTTGCCCGTCCCCGAGCGCGAACCGGAGTTCTATCAGGTCATGCTCGATGAGCCGCGCTACCGCGAGGAGGTGTCGCTCGGCTACGCGAACACCTACCTGAACATCAAGCGCGGCATCGGGACGATCGTATGGGACTCGTGGGTCAACCTGCCCGCCGCGGCGCGCCCGAAATATTTCGTCACCCGCCAGGGCGAACGCTATCCGGCGCCGCGCTATCGCGGCGAGGCGTGGTTCAGCGAACGCGATAAGGCCGTCCACGGGAACTCCGTGAAAAGCGTGCGTGTCACGCCAAACCGCATCGACCTCGAACTCGACATGGTGCGCCCGGGGCGTCTTGTCATCAATCAGAATTTCAACACCGGGTGGAAGGCGACGGCCGGGCGAACCTTTAGCCGCAACGGCCGTCTCGCGGTGCGTCTGGACAAACCGGTCGAGACGCTGACCCTACGATTCCGTTCGCGCTCGTTCGGCTTTGGCGCGACCGTCAGCATCGCGACGTGGGTCGCGCTCATCGGATTCCATGCGATCGGTGCGCGCCGCTGGCCGATATATTTTCGGTAGGAATTTCGCCGGCATTCATTCGTTCGTGTCCTCCGTGGCGAACTTTTCCACCACCCGCATGGTCATCCGTTCGCGAAGGCGCGGAAAAAAGCGCTCAAGCCGATGAAACATCCGCGCCCGGCGCCCAGGAACGATGAGAAACCGGCCGCGTTCCATGCCGCGGACAAGCTCCCGCGCGACGGACTCCGGCGAGAGCACGCCCGCGCGATCGTTGAGCGCCTTCGTTTCGGGTGGCTTTTCCGGATCGGTCTTGCGCATCATTGGCGTATCGACCTGCGGCGGGCACATCACCGCGACGTTGATGCCATGCGGCGCCAGTTCGCCGCGCAGCGCCTGCGTGAATCCGACGAGCGCGAATTTCGACGCGCTGTACGCCGTGTATCCGACCACGCCGACAAGTCCCGAAAACGAAGCGACGTTGATGATGTGCGCGTGCGTTTCGCGGCTTGCGGACGAGCCCGCGCGCTGTCGCTTGCGGCTCTGATTCCGCATCGCGGGCAACAGCGCCTCGATCGCGTTGCGGCAGCCGTAAACGTTCACGCGTATCGTGCGGTCGAAGCGCTCGTAGGCCATCTGCTCGAAGTATTGCGCGCCGCCGATGCCCGCGCTGTTCACCAATACGTCCGGCGCGCCGAACGACGACGCCGCCTCGCCAAGCACGCGCAGCACCGTGTCGCGATCGGTCACGTCCACGCGCGCGAACGCGGCGCGCTGCGCGTCCGACCGCGCCGCGCGGCGAATCGACGCCATCGCCGCTCCGGCCGCCGCTTCGTCGTCGAGCGAAAATGCGAACACGTCCGCGCCGAGCCTTGCAAACTCGATCGCGACGGCGAGGCCGATGCCGCTCGTCCCGCCGCTGATGAACGCGCTTTTCCCGGTGAGATTCATGGGATGGTTTTACCACAGAGAACACGGACAACACGGAGAAAAGTCTGGAAGTCCGGAAGGTCATCGCAAGAAGCGACGAATTTTCTAGCCTTTCCTCTGTGCTCTCCGTGTCCTCCGTGGTGAATTGCGATTTGCGATTTCTCTATTTCCTCTTTTCTATTTCCTGTTTTCTCATAATGGCCACGTCCTTCGCCGGGAATTCGCACACCCACCCGAATCGCTCGGCGACGCGGCCGAGCGTGACCTCGCGATAGAACACGACGTGCGTCGGATCGCGACGGTAAGTCCAGTCGGCAAAATTGGCGTCATCGGTCTGAAAGCACGTCATCACCGCCAGTAGTCCGCCGGGGCGAAGCAGGCGGTCAAGACGCGCAAACTCTTCCGCCGGCCGGTGGAAATGCTCGATCGTCTCGGTGCAGGTGACAAAATCGTACGTCGCGGCGAGCGCATCGGCGTCCGGGACAAAATAGGGATCGAACACGCGCACCTCGTGCCCCGCCTCGCGCAGCATTTGGGCGAGCGCCGGGCCCGGCCCGCAGCCGTAATCGAGACCCGCGGAGCCAGGCGAAAGGCGCGCGCAAAGCGGATCGGCCAGACGCGCCATATGCCGGCGGTAGCCCGCGTCCGCGGGATCGTTGCGATGCCGGCGGTAGCGCTCGCGCTCAGCCTCAATCGAAAGGCGGCGCGCCGGATCAAGAAACGTCGCGACGCACCGCGCGCAGCGAAAGTAGTCGTACCCGTCCACGCGCGCGAACGGCGTGA encodes the following:
- a CDS encoding class I SAM-dependent methyltransferase codes for the protein MTDPAACIVCASTRVTPFARVDGYDYFRCARCVATFLDPARRLSIEAERERYRRHRNDPADAGYRRHMARLADPLCARLSPGSAGLDYGCGPGPALAQMLREAGHEVRVFDPYFVPDADALAATYDFVTCTETIEHFHRPAEEFARLDRLLRPGGLLAVMTCFQTDDANFADWTYRRDPTHVVFYREVTLGRVAERFGWVCEFPAKDVAIMRKQEIEKRK
- a CDS encoding SDR family NAD(P)-dependent oxidoreductase, translated to MNLTGKSAFISGGTSGIGLAVAIEFARLGADVFAFSLDDEAAAGAAMASIRRAARSDAQRAAFARVDVTDRDTVLRVLGEAASSFGAPDVLVNSAGIGGAQYFEQMAYERFDRTIRVNVYGCRNAIEALLPAMRNQSRKRQRAGSSASRETHAHIINVASFSGLVGVVGYTAYSASKFALVGFTQALRGELAPHGINVAVMCPPQVDTPMMRKTDPEKPPETKALNDRAGVLSPESVARELVRGMERGRFLIVPGRRARMFHRLERFFPRLRERMTMRVVEKFATEDTNE